The following are encoded in a window of Telmatobacter sp. DSM 110680 genomic DNA:
- a CDS encoding glycoside hydrolase family 15 protein has protein sequence MAAKIEDYALIGDCQTAALVDRNGSIDWLCWPTFSSEACFAKLLGTDDNGYWQIAPCEGEWKSSRKYREHTLIVETMFECAAGAVRLTDFMPVRGKNSDVVRIVEGIRGKVRIQMQLCLRFDYGRTVPWVTRVDDGVRAIAGPNLAILRSSVETHGENLKTLAEFDVTAGKRESFVLTYGPSHEPDPASIDYEQALKDTDNFWQEWTGRLSYEGKYREIVERSLITLKAMTYMPTGGVVASVTTSLPECIGGVRNWDYRYCWLRDTTFTLLALSNAGYYDEAAAWQDWLLRALAGSPDQVQIMYGLRGERQLQEWVVDWLPGYEGSKPVRIGNAASMQVQLDIYGEMLDSFFHAQHKMGRHTEDDFRVLVLLLKHLETIWHEPDEGIWETRGGPQQFTYSKLMAWVAFDRAVLLAKNMNYKAPSDRWTQIKDALHQQICKRGFNAQKNSFVQAYGSEELDASLLLMPLVGFLPGTDPRVQSTVEAIRRELMPDGLVLRYDTSRTQDGLPPGEGVFLACSFWMVSSLKAVGREDEAIKLFEHLLTLTNDLGLLSEEYDIHGQRSVGNFPQAFSHIALVNAAFDLEDGEGVRERAHRQGQA, from the coding sequence ATGGCCGCGAAGATTGAAGATTATGCGTTGATAGGCGACTGCCAGACTGCCGCATTGGTCGATAGAAACGGCTCGATCGATTGGCTCTGCTGGCCGACTTTTTCCTCCGAGGCATGTTTTGCAAAACTGTTGGGCACAGATGACAACGGATATTGGCAGATTGCGCCGTGTGAAGGCGAGTGGAAGTCGAGCAGGAAATATCGTGAACACACCCTGATTGTGGAGACGATGTTTGAATGCGCCGCCGGTGCAGTTCGCCTTACGGATTTTATGCCTGTGCGCGGCAAAAACTCTGACGTCGTTCGCATCGTCGAGGGCATTCGCGGGAAAGTGCGGATACAGATGCAGCTTTGCCTGCGCTTCGACTACGGGCGAACAGTGCCGTGGGTAACGCGCGTAGATGATGGTGTTCGTGCGATTGCAGGCCCGAACCTGGCTATCCTTCGGAGTTCGGTTGAGACGCATGGCGAAAATTTGAAGACGCTGGCGGAGTTTGACGTTACCGCAGGGAAGCGGGAATCGTTCGTTCTGACCTATGGACCGTCTCATGAGCCAGATCCCGCGTCAATTGATTATGAGCAGGCGCTCAAAGATACAGACAACTTCTGGCAGGAGTGGACCGGAAGGCTCTCCTACGAAGGGAAGTATCGCGAGATCGTGGAGAGATCGCTAATCACACTGAAGGCGATGACCTATATGCCGACAGGCGGCGTGGTCGCGTCAGTAACTACTTCGTTGCCCGAGTGTATTGGCGGTGTTCGGAACTGGGACTATCGCTATTGCTGGCTGCGAGACACGACCTTCACGCTGCTTGCGCTTTCGAATGCAGGATATTACGACGAGGCTGCAGCGTGGCAGGATTGGCTGCTCCGGGCGCTTGCGGGAAGTCCCGATCAGGTGCAAATCATGTACGGACTGCGCGGTGAGCGGCAACTTCAGGAATGGGTCGTCGACTGGCTGCCGGGATACGAAGGTTCAAAGCCTGTGCGCATAGGCAACGCCGCATCGATGCAGGTGCAGCTGGATATCTACGGAGAAATGCTCGACTCGTTCTTCCACGCGCAACACAAGATGGGAAGGCACACCGAGGATGATTTCCGAGTCCTAGTTCTGTTGCTCAAGCATCTCGAAACAATCTGGCATGAACCAGACGAGGGGATCTGGGAAACACGCGGCGGCCCACAGCAATTTACTTATTCAAAACTGATGGCGTGGGTGGCCTTCGATCGTGCGGTCCTGCTGGCAAAGAATATGAACTATAAGGCCCCGTCGGACAGATGGACTCAAATCAAAGATGCACTCCATCAGCAGATTTGCAAACGCGGATTCAACGCGCAGAAAAACAGCTTTGTGCAGGCGTACGGATCGGAGGAACTGGATGCTTCCTTGCTTTTGATGCCGCTGGTTGGTTTTCTGCCCGGGACTGATCCCCGCGTGCAAAGCACCGTTGAGGCGATTCGGCGCGAACTGATGCCGGATGGATTGGTGCTGCGATACGACACCTCGCGAACGCAGGACGGTCTTCCACCCGGCGAAGGAGTCTTTCTAGCGTGTAGCTTTTGGATGGTCAGCAGTCTAAAAGCAGTGGGACGCGAAGACGAAGCAATCAAGTTGTTCGAACATCTGCTGACGCTGACCAACGATTTGGGCCTGCTCTCAGAGGAGTACGACATCCATGGACAGCGCTCGGTAGGCAATTTTCCGCAAGCCTTTTCGCATATCGCGCTGGTCAATGCAGCCTTCGATCTGGAAGACGGCGAGGGCGTGCGTGAGCGCGCTCACAGGCAGGGGCAGGCTTGA
- a CDS encoding DUF1440 domain-containing protein, whose product MSGQKEVHLTRGIVAGIVGGLVASWVMNEFMENLGPQLQKAVEKGETAAKTQQPQAGDKPDDATMKTADAVVSTLTGGRHLSHEEKEKGGPIVHYAFGALMGAVYGAIAEEMPAATTGFGTAFGAALFTGADLVAVPALNLSQSSGDEPVSSLATPFAAHLVYGAATEAVRRLVRALL is encoded by the coding sequence ATGAGCGGGCAAAAAGAGGTGCATCTGACCCGAGGTATTGTGGCGGGCATCGTAGGTGGCCTGGTCGCCTCGTGGGTAATGAATGAGTTCATGGAAAATCTCGGACCGCAACTGCAGAAGGCTGTAGAGAAAGGCGAGACGGCCGCCAAAACTCAGCAGCCGCAGGCAGGCGACAAGCCAGATGACGCCACCATGAAGACAGCCGACGCCGTCGTCTCGACCCTCACGGGCGGCAGGCATCTCTCCCATGAAGAGAAAGAGAAAGGGGGTCCCATAGTGCACTATGCATTTGGGGCGCTCATGGGCGCAGTGTATGGTGCAATCGCGGAGGAGATGCCTGCGGCGACCACCGGCTTCGGCACTGCGTTTGGTGCCGCGTTGTTTACGGGAGCGGATTTGGTAGCCGTGCCTGCGCTGAATCTTTCCCAGTCATCGGGCGATGAGCCGGTTTCGTCTCTGGCTACTCCATTTGCGGCGCACCTTGTGTATGGCGCAGCCACAGAGGCGGTGCGTCGGCTGGTTCGCGCACTGCTGTAA
- a CDS encoding DUF1634 domain-containing protein → MGRLLQVGVLLASFVMLIGGLFYVKAHHGSIPDYRVFNSEPQALRHVDGVINGVAAGDPAAIIQLAVLLLIATPVARVVFALIAFGIERDKLYVGVSAIVLAVLLFGFLRSQ, encoded by the coding sequence ATGGGTCGTCTTCTGCAGGTGGGCGTGCTGCTGGCCTCGTTTGTAATGTTGATCGGCGGCCTTTTCTACGTCAAAGCCCATCACGGATCAATTCCAGATTACCGTGTCTTCAACAGCGAGCCGCAGGCGCTTCGCCACGTTGACGGGGTAATCAATGGGGTGGCGGCTGGCGATCCGGCGGCCATTATTCAACTCGCGGTATTACTGCTGATCGCAACGCCTGTGGCTCGGGTGGTGTTTGCACTGATCGCATTTGGAATTGAGCGCGACAAGCTGTATGTCGGTGTCAGCGCTATCGTGCTGGCGGTGCTCTTGTTCGGTTTCCTCCGATCCCAATAA
- a CDS encoding glutamate synthase subunit beta — MGKVTGFLEIEREQAARRNVEERVRDWFEIYQPFPEEKQRDQSARCMDCGVPFCHTGCPVNNLIPDWNDLAYNGRWQSAIRRLHATNNFPEFTGRICPAPCEAACVLGIDQPPVSIKLIEKSIVERAWDEGWIQPEPPEHNTGKRVAVVGSGPAGLAAAQQLRRAGHSVTVYEKNDRIGGLLRYGIPNFKLEKHILDRRLKQMRAEGVTFLTNAHVGGNVPVDALTGHYDAILLAGGAEHPRDLKIPGRELKGVHYAMEFLPQQNRRCEGDTVDPKIAISAEGKRVLIIGGGDTGADCLGTSHRQGAKSVHQFEIMPKPPDSRAASTPWPLWPLQLRTESAHEEGGIRDWSINSVKFTGDEHGNVKQLHAVRVGPPPKFEAIAGSEFTLDVDLVLLAMGFLGPVKGGMIEQLGVAVDQRGNVAANAEYMTSVDGIFAAGDMRRGQSLVVWAISEGRKAAAAVDAYLATKQPTAPTLRHARA; from the coding sequence ATGGGTAAGGTCACAGGTTTCCTCGAAATCGAACGCGAGCAGGCCGCGCGGCGCAACGTCGAAGAACGTGTGCGGGACTGGTTTGAAATCTACCAGCCGTTTCCTGAAGAAAAGCAGCGCGATCAAAGCGCCCGCTGCATGGATTGTGGAGTTCCCTTCTGCCACACTGGCTGCCCGGTCAATAACCTCATCCCCGACTGGAACGACCTCGCCTACAACGGACGCTGGCAAAGCGCGATTCGACGTCTCCACGCTACCAACAACTTTCCTGAATTCACTGGCCGCATCTGCCCCGCGCCTTGCGAAGCCGCTTGTGTGCTCGGAATCGATCAGCCACCTGTCTCTATCAAACTCATCGAGAAGAGCATCGTTGAGCGCGCATGGGATGAAGGCTGGATTCAGCCTGAACCGCCAGAGCACAACACTGGCAAGCGTGTCGCCGTCGTCGGCAGCGGTCCGGCAGGCCTAGCAGCTGCACAACAACTTCGCCGCGCGGGCCATTCCGTCACGGTTTACGAAAAGAACGACCGCATCGGCGGCCTCCTGCGCTACGGCATTCCGAATTTCAAGCTTGAAAAGCACATCCTTGATCGCCGCCTCAAACAGATGCGCGCCGAGGGTGTCACGTTCCTGACAAATGCGCACGTTGGCGGCAATGTTCCAGTCGACGCACTCACCGGGCACTATGATGCGATCCTTCTTGCCGGCGGCGCTGAGCATCCTCGCGACCTCAAGATACCCGGCCGTGAACTCAAGGGCGTCCATTACGCGATGGAATTTCTGCCGCAACAGAATCGGCGATGCGAGGGCGACACGGTCGATCCCAAAATTGCCATCAGTGCCGAAGGCAAGCGCGTGCTCATTATCGGCGGCGGCGACACGGGCGCCGACTGCCTTGGCACCAGCCATCGCCAGGGTGCGAAAAGCGTGCATCAGTTTGAGATCATGCCCAAACCGCCGGACAGCCGCGCCGCTTCAACTCCGTGGCCACTCTGGCCTCTTCAACTACGCACTGAAAGCGCGCACGAAGAAGGCGGCATCCGGGATTGGAGCATTAACAGCGTGAAGTTCACAGGCGACGAGCATGGCAACGTCAAACAGCTTCATGCTGTGCGCGTGGGACCTCCACCGAAGTTTGAAGCAATCGCAGGCTCCGAGTTCACCCTCGATGTCGATCTCGTTCTCCTGGCGATGGGCTTCCTCGGGCCTGTAAAGGGTGGCATGATCGAACAACTTGGAGTTGCGGTCGACCAGCGGGGTAACGTTGCGGCGAACGCCGAGTACATGACCTCCGTCGACGGCATCTTCGCTGCCGGGGATATGCGCCGCGGACAATCCCTCGTGGTTTGGGCCATTTCTGAAGGCCGCAAAGCTGCTGCGGCCGTTGACGCATACCTGGCCACGAAGCAGCCGACAGCGCCCACGCTCAGGCATGCACGAGCATAG
- a CDS encoding VTT domain-containing protein, which produces MVDSSVIPIPLPGSTDLVLLLLAAFRSQSIASPIIFASCAFAGSVIGGYTTWAAGKKGGEAALDRLGKGRFVRRVQGWVKRNGMLSVALASLLPPPVPLMPFLLAAGALGLSRGRYLISYCIARAVRYGAVAWLGYKYGRQVINFWQEDLKGWSTPILVAYISLLVLGALYGIWNYRRGNKKGK; this is translated from the coding sequence GTGGTCGACTCTTCGGTGATTCCGATACCGCTGCCGGGAAGCACAGACCTCGTGCTGTTACTGCTGGCTGCTTTTCGATCGCAGTCAATTGCGTCGCCAATCATATTTGCGTCGTGCGCGTTTGCAGGATCGGTGATCGGCGGATATACGACATGGGCGGCCGGGAAAAAGGGCGGAGAGGCGGCGCTCGATCGATTAGGAAAGGGCCGCTTTGTGCGCCGCGTTCAAGGCTGGGTCAAGCGGAATGGCATGCTCTCGGTGGCCTTGGCATCGCTGCTGCCGCCGCCAGTCCCGCTTATGCCGTTTCTATTAGCGGCGGGAGCGCTAGGGCTTTCGCGCGGGCGATATCTGATTTCCTACTGCATAGCGCGCGCAGTGCGCTATGGCGCGGTGGCGTGGCTCGGCTACAAGTACGGGCGGCAGGTAATTAATTTCTGGCAAGAAGATCTGAAGGGTTGGAGCACGCCGATTCTCGTCGCCTATATTTCGCTTCTGGTGCTAGGAGCACTGTACGGAATCTGGAATTATCGGCGCGGAAACAAAAAAGGAAAATAG
- a CDS encoding DUF3175 domain-containing protein: protein MAGSAKKWVSKVKTVSTYPPEGLFTKDAETIARQLASKKVSPKGPGSGMRMLTYFINRAGKGLSKSRLSELEKAKRLLSKRVKAAREKKAKSASA from the coding sequence ATGGCAGGATCAGCGAAGAAGTGGGTCAGCAAAGTGAAGACAGTCTCGACCTACCCACCCGAAGGGCTCTTCACCAAGGATGCGGAGACGATAGCACGCCAGTTGGCATCGAAGAAGGTTTCGCCGAAGGGGCCGGGATCAGGAATGAGAATGCTGACCTACTTCATCAATCGAGCGGGCAAGGGACTGAGTAAGTCCCGCTTGTCTGAACTGGAGAAAGCGAAAAGGCTGCTTTCGAAGCGCGTAAAGGCAGCGCGTGAAAAGAAAGCAAAGTCGGCGTCGGCTTGA
- a CDS encoding glucose 1-dehydrogenase, translating into MRRFEGKVAIVTGAGSGIGQGIAKRLGCEGAKVIVDYVGSPDGAKETEDAIEKSGGEGKIVQADITRINDVECLVDTAWSQFGSADILVNNAGMEKKSDFWDTPESEYDQVMAVNLRGPFFLTQSFVRRLRDAKKTGRIINISSVHEDMAFPGFASYCTSKGGLRMLMRDLAVELGPLGITINNVAPGAIATPINKSLLEDKPKLDALLKNIPLGRLGTPEDVAGLVAFLASDDASYVTGSTFVIDGGLMRNYREQ; encoded by the coding sequence ATGCGGCGTTTTGAGGGAAAAGTCGCAATTGTTACGGGCGCCGGGTCGGGCATTGGGCAGGGAATCGCCAAACGGCTCGGATGCGAAGGCGCGAAGGTGATCGTAGACTATGTGGGCAGCCCCGACGGCGCAAAAGAAACTGAAGATGCAATTGAGAAATCAGGCGGTGAGGGAAAGATTGTCCAGGCGGACATCACACGCATTAATGACGTGGAATGCCTGGTAGACACCGCCTGGAGCCAATTCGGTTCCGCAGACATCCTCGTCAACAACGCCGGAATGGAGAAGAAGTCGGACTTCTGGGATACCCCGGAGTCAGAGTACGACCAGGTGATGGCGGTTAATCTGCGAGGTCCGTTTTTCTTGACGCAGTCGTTTGTGCGCCGTCTGCGCGACGCTAAAAAAACCGGACGCATCATCAATATAAGTTCGGTCCACGAGGATATGGCGTTTCCAGGTTTTGCTTCCTATTGCACCAGTAAAGGTGGCCTTCGCATGCTGATGCGCGACTTGGCCGTTGAACTGGGACCGCTCGGAATCACAATCAACAACGTAGCGCCCGGTGCAATTGCCACGCCGATCAACAAATCCCTGCTCGAAGACAAGCCGAAGCTGGATGCACTCCTCAAGAACATCCCGCTTGGCCGGCTCGGCACTCCGGAAGATGTTGCTGGGCTGGTAGCATTTCTGGCGTCAGATGACGCGTCTTACGTCACAGGCTCAACGTTTGTTATCGACGGCGGTCTTATGCGCAACTACCGTGAGCAATAG
- a CDS encoding sulfite exporter TauE/SafE family protein, giving the protein MSLLIFTVLLFLGSLLAGLLGALTGLGGGVVLVPLLTLGFHVDIRYAIGVSLISVIATSSGAAAAYVREGYSSVRIGMFLEVATTAGAILGAFLATVVHTQVLAIIFGLVLIYSAFLSWQQARNPVPELKKGSPWSDKLRLSGDYPAADGSRCKYEVENIPGGFGLMFVAGTLSGLLGIGSGAVKVLAMDRIMKVPFKVSTTTSNFMIGVTAAASAGIYLHRGLITPGLAFPVMLGVLCGSLIGARYLVRAHVSVLRSVFTIVILALGLEMIINGVTKWF; this is encoded by the coding sequence ATGAGCTTGTTGATCTTTACCGTGCTGCTCTTCCTTGGTTCACTGCTTGCGGGCCTCCTGGGTGCGCTTACAGGACTTGGTGGTGGCGTAGTGCTGGTGCCGCTGCTCACCCTTGGCTTCCATGTGGACATTCGCTATGCAATCGGAGTATCGCTGATCTCAGTGATCGCGACTTCCTCAGGCGCTGCGGCTGCCTATGTGCGCGAGGGCTATTCAAGTGTGCGCATCGGAATGTTCCTCGAAGTCGCAACAACTGCCGGTGCGATTCTGGGAGCATTTCTAGCGACCGTAGTTCATACTCAGGTGCTGGCAATCATATTTGGACTAGTCCTGATCTACTCTGCATTTCTATCGTGGCAACAGGCTCGCAATCCTGTGCCCGAGCTAAAGAAAGGCAGTCCGTGGTCGGATAAGTTGAGGCTATCGGGCGATTATCCGGCAGCGGACGGATCGCGATGCAAGTACGAGGTCGAAAATATTCCGGGTGGCTTCGGCTTGATGTTTGTGGCGGGTACGCTCTCTGGATTGCTCGGCATCGGCTCTGGCGCAGTAAAAGTGCTGGCCATGGATCGCATCATGAAGGTGCCGTTCAAAGTATCGACGACAACCAGCAACTTCATGATTGGTGTTACCGCAGCCGCCAGCGCGGGCATCTATCTTCATCGCGGATTGATCACGCCTGGCCTCGCGTTTCCAGTGATGCTGGGTGTGCTTTGCGGCTCACTCATCGGCGCGCGCTACCTGGTCCGTGCGCATGTGTCTGTGTTACGCAGTGTATTTACGATCGTCATCCTTGCGCTTGGCCTGGAGATGATCATCAACGGGGTGACGAAATGGTTTTAA
- a CDS encoding Ku protein — protein MSWRALPDLAIQGRDQGCLFQDNLPHNCNIERPGTERSGALPYALPGGTMAGRPFWSGQLRISLVSFGIQLFPATSSTSEISFHQIDRKTLQRVHHLNVIDGDKPVENSEIVKGYEYSKGKYVVVEPDEVKKLRLETQRSIDVAQFVDASEIPPYLFEKPYFVVPDPKGGSIEAFAVVRTAMLEANKIAIGEVAFGGREHLIAIAPATEKNSRGLMAYTLRYAEELRASKDYFGSIPEHAVDKKQLALANDLIRAQSAAFHLQDFKDDYEAALRELIEAKRTKSPLPVEESKPRAKVISLMDALKQSVSGSGHESKNRKPSTSRSGKNGPTLVKSRKRSRKAA, from the coding sequence ATGTCCTGGCGCGCGCTGCCTGACCTGGCCATTCAGGGCCGCGACCAGGGATGCCTATTTCAGGACAACTTGCCCCATAACTGCAACATCGAACGACCTGGGACTGAGAGAAGCGGGGCACTCCCGTATGCTCTCCCGGGAGGCACTATGGCTGGCCGTCCATTCTGGTCTGGGCAACTTCGCATTTCGCTTGTTTCTTTCGGCATTCAGCTGTTCCCTGCCACCAGTTCCACATCCGAAATCTCCTTTCACCAAATCGATCGCAAGACCCTCCAGCGCGTCCACCATTTAAATGTGATTGACGGGGACAAGCCCGTCGAAAACTCTGAAATCGTCAAGGGATACGAATATAGCAAGGGAAAATATGTAGTCGTCGAGCCGGATGAGGTTAAAAAGCTCCGGCTTGAAACGCAGAGATCGATCGACGTCGCGCAATTTGTCGACGCCAGTGAAATCCCTCCTTACCTTTTTGAAAAGCCCTACTTTGTCGTACCCGATCCCAAAGGGGGATCTATCGAGGCCTTCGCCGTCGTAAGAACCGCCATGCTCGAGGCCAATAAAATCGCCATCGGGGAAGTTGCATTCGGCGGGCGCGAGCACTTGATCGCCATTGCGCCTGCGACCGAGAAGAACTCCCGCGGTTTGATGGCCTATACGCTGCGCTATGCCGAGGAGTTACGCGCTTCCAAGGATTATTTCGGCAGCATCCCAGAACACGCCGTAGATAAAAAGCAGCTCGCGCTTGCGAACGACCTCATTCGTGCTCAGTCGGCGGCCTTTCACCTTCAAGATTTCAAGGACGACTACGAAGCGGCGTTGCGCGAACTCATCGAGGCCAAGCGTACCAAATCGCCTCTTCCGGTCGAAGAATCCAAGCCGCGCGCCAAGGTCATCAGTCTCATGGACGCGCTGAAGCAGAGCGTCAGCGGGTCCGGCCACGAATCAAAAAATCGCAAGCCCTCTACTTCCCGCTCAGGGAAGAATGGCCCTACACTGGTCAAGTCTCGCAAACGCTCGCGTAAGGCCGCATGA
- the ligD gene encoding DNA ligase D — MAKTASRKNAPKNDPASVLEDQLKRYREMRDFNVTAEPRGNRGAIKAAAQGGALPFVVQKHAASHLHYDFRLAWNGVLKSWAVAKGPSDLPADKRLAVQVEDHPIEYGNFEGTIPKGQYGGGSVMLWDFGEWKPVEGYTDVDRGLADGHLKFELKGQKMHGRWALVRMHTHDARPGKPNWLLIKDRDEYARTEDQPSITERLPDSAISKRTIEQIGEDSDRVWHSNRPADQQPEATKPAVSRIAAGNGSRKVAKSKPSFATALNSAPKEKFPAFISPQLAKASTAPPSGEGWVHELKLDGYRIQIQIRPGTGLKSKHVSLLTRKGLDWTHRMPTLAKAAEQLPCDSAILDGETVVLDQKGSTSFADLQAAFQEGAKMNLTYFAFDLLHLNGHNLRDLPLLKRKELLAKLLSRLDDDAPIRISEHFAVDGKKVFEEACNLGAEGIVSKVASAPYSSTRGNSWIKSKCFQEQEFVIGGFTDPSNGSTGIGALIIGYYENGKLLYAGRSGTGFTQKTQQMLHKQLSKLVQSKSSFADLPTGISRGVHWVKPEMVAQISFSNWTRDNLVRQAAFKGLREDKPAKEVVREKAEPLQSSDAAKGKAENKSASKSAPASPASSAHGASVNAKSAVKTDLPITHPTKILDPESGMTKLMLANYYLAVADHMLPHIADRPLSILRCPDGAGKPCFFQKHVGMGLAGGIGSVPVPNKKNASTEQYLTLNSVEGLIGMAQMGVLEIHPWGSKNDSLEKPDRIIFDLDPDESIDWKVLGEAAKEFRSRLEELGLQSFLKTTGGKGLHVATPIRPENEWPAIKEFAHNIVLGIERKNPRLYVTKMNKSIRKDRIYLDYLRNDRGSTAIAPYSTRARSGAPVALPLDWKELNDKSRPTFHVTDFNSWKKRLSRDPWAEMDGLKQRLAAAAIRDAKR; from the coding sequence ATGGCAAAGACCGCGTCTCGAAAGAACGCCCCCAAGAACGATCCGGCCAGCGTGCTGGAAGACCAGCTCAAACGCTACCGGGAGATGCGGGACTTCAATGTCACCGCCGAGCCCCGCGGAAACAGAGGCGCAATTAAGGCCGCCGCGCAGGGCGGCGCGTTGCCCTTTGTCGTTCAGAAACATGCAGCTTCGCATCTGCACTACGATTTTCGCCTTGCCTGGAACGGCGTTCTGAAGAGTTGGGCAGTCGCCAAAGGACCGAGCGACCTTCCTGCCGACAAACGTCTCGCGGTGCAGGTAGAAGATCATCCCATCGAATACGGAAATTTTGAAGGCACGATTCCCAAAGGTCAGTACGGCGGTGGATCCGTAATGCTGTGGGATTTCGGCGAGTGGAAGCCTGTCGAGGGTTACACCGACGTAGATCGCGGACTGGCCGACGGTCATCTCAAATTCGAGCTTAAGGGTCAGAAGATGCACGGCCGCTGGGCGCTTGTGCGCATGCACACCCATGACGCGCGCCCCGGCAAGCCGAACTGGCTGCTCATCAAAGATCGAGATGAGTACGCACGGACTGAAGATCAGCCATCGATTACCGAACGGCTGCCCGACAGCGCCATCAGCAAGCGCACTATAGAACAGATCGGCGAAGACAGCGACCGCGTGTGGCACAGCAATCGTCCCGCCGATCAGCAACCAGAAGCGACGAAACCGGCGGTGTCTCGAATCGCAGCGGGAAACGGCTCCCGAAAGGTGGCGAAGTCCAAGCCTTCATTTGCGACCGCACTCAACTCCGCACCGAAGGAAAAATTTCCGGCCTTCATTAGTCCCCAGTTAGCCAAGGCATCTACCGCACCGCCGAGCGGTGAGGGCTGGGTTCACGAACTCAAGCTTGATGGATACAGAATTCAGATTCAAATTCGGCCCGGTACTGGCTTAAAGTCGAAACACGTTTCGCTGCTGACCCGCAAGGGCCTTGACTGGACGCATCGTATGCCGACCCTTGCCAAGGCAGCCGAACAGCTCCCCTGCGACAGCGCTATCCTCGACGGCGAAACCGTGGTACTGGATCAAAAAGGCTCGACCAGTTTTGCGGATCTGCAGGCGGCGTTTCAGGAGGGCGCAAAGATGAATCTTACCTACTTCGCCTTTGACCTGCTCCATCTCAACGGCCACAACCTGCGCGATCTGCCCCTGCTCAAGCGCAAGGAGCTTCTCGCCAAGCTTCTGTCCCGACTCGACGACGACGCACCCATTCGCATCAGCGAACACTTTGCGGTTGACGGAAAAAAGGTTTTCGAAGAAGCGTGCAATCTAGGTGCTGAAGGAATCGTCTCCAAGGTTGCATCCGCGCCCTATTCGTCGACACGTGGCAACTCGTGGATTAAGTCGAAATGCTTTCAAGAACAGGAATTTGTTATTGGCGGCTTCACTGACCCATCGAATGGCAGTACGGGTATAGGCGCATTGATCATCGGATATTACGAGAACGGCAAATTGCTCTATGCCGGGCGGTCCGGCACGGGTTTCACGCAAAAGACTCAACAGATGTTGCACAAGCAACTCAGTAAGCTGGTGCAATCCAAAAGCTCCTTTGCTGATCTGCCGACAGGCATCTCGCGAGGAGTGCATTGGGTAAAACCTGAGATGGTCGCGCAGATTTCCTTTTCTAACTGGACTCGCGACAACCTGGTTCGCCAGGCGGCGTTCAAGGGTCTTCGTGAAGACAAGCCCGCCAAGGAAGTCGTCCGGGAAAAGGCTGAGCCGCTGCAAAGCTCCGACGCCGCCAAAGGAAAAGCGGAAAACAAATCCGCGTCAAAGTCGGCGCCAGCGTCACCCGCCTCAAGCGCGCACGGGGCATCGGTTAACGCGAAGAGTGCCGTGAAAACCGATCTTCCCATCACTCATCCGACAAAGATTCTCGATCCCGAATCGGGGATGACAAAGCTGATGCTGGCCAACTACTACCTTGCGGTGGCCGATCACATGCTGCCTCATATTGCTGATCGTCCCCTCAGCATTCTGCGCTGCCCCGATGGGGCCGGCAAACCTTGCTTCTTCCAGAAGCACGTGGGCATGGGGCTTGCCGGGGGTATCGGAAGCGTCCCCGTCCCCAATAAGAAGAACGCATCGACAGAACAGTACCTGACGCTGAACTCTGTCGAAGGCCTCATTGGCATGGCGCAGATGGGCGTGCTCGAAATCCATCCCTGGGGATCAAAAAACGACAGCCTTGAGAAGCCTGACCGGATCATCTTCGATCTGGATCCCGACGAATCCATCGACTGGAAGGTCCTCGGAGAGGCTGCAAAAGAATTTCGCTCCCGCCTCGAAGAGCTTGGCCTGCAAAGTTTCCTGAAGACGACGGGCGGTAAAGGTCTACACGTCGCAACGCCCATTCGGCCTGAAAACGAATGGCCCGCAATCAAGGAATTCGCGCACAACATTGTTCTTGGAATCGAACGCAAGAATCCACGACTCTATGTGACGAAGATGAACAAGTCGATTCGGAAGGACCGCATCTATCTCGACTACCTTCGCAACGATAGAGGATCAACAGCCATCGCGCCCTATTCGACGCGCGCCCGCTCCGGTGCTCCGGTCGCTCTTCCGCTCGATTGGAAGGAACTCAACGACAAGTCCCGTCCAACCTTCCATGTGACCGACTTCAATTCGTGGAAGAAGCGGCTCTCCCGTGATCCGTGGGCCGAGATGGATGGATTGAAGCAGCGCCTGGCCGCAGCGGCGATTCGCGACGCAAAGCGCTGA